In Halichondria panicea chromosome 5, odHalPani1.1, whole genome shotgun sequence, the genomic stretch aagcaGTGATAGCGTAGGGAAGGTGTTCTTTACTGAAGTAATCCACAGATGCATCCAGGTAGAGAACATAGCGGACACTATACTGGCTACTGTTACTGTGTTCGAATGTGTACATCTCTGTATACAAAAGGAAATCAAAAGAAACATCAATCAACTTCAAGTATGAGAGTAAAAAAAAAGTGGCGAAAGCTTTTACAAGCGAACCCTCAAAATCAAAATTTTTATTCCTGAAAGAGCCTAGAAGTTTGTGAAATGGTTTCCAAAGCCATACAATGACCCTTACGTCACGACCGTGCATATTCACTAGTATATAAGTAACAGAAACTAGTAACAATGGATAGAATGCAATTGCATAATCTAAAGCAAGTGCCTGTAGTGGAGTTACACTCACGCATATCGGTGGGATAATTGTCCGGAAAAAATCCAAATTCCAAATACCATAAACACACTCGAGTAGTCGAATAAATATGTTCATCCTGTTCCTGGCAACTCGCAAGAAAGACCTGGCTACTATAGGGGAAGCTACACTTTGACAGAGAAAAATGAAAGCTTTCATCCATGGAGATGTTCCACTGAATTTGAAACCCACAACACAGAAAAAGAAGAATGTTAATGGAATGTAAGCAACTGCTATGTACTTGATCCAGTTGTAGGTCATGTTCTCTCCCGTACAGTTCATGCAGTCCATTTCATACGAGTACACAAGTGGTGAATACCCTGGTAAACACTGCCCACACAGTGTTGAACCTCGATTGTATTTTTCGCACATTTTGGAGTTCAAATCACTCACATTAGCTGGTAATCCATAATACAATGTGTCAGCAATACGATCACAGCCAAAGAAGCACACTCCTAGTTCAGTCTTTCTTGTAATGCTATCATACGTCATGCAATAACAGTCGAGTATAGACGTCTGAGGAATTGTGGGATCACACAGAACAGAGCGATAGGGAATGtcaccacacgcacactctCCAATCGTATCATTGAAGAACATCCATGGGTAACATTCTTCGTTTGAACCAAGCAGCTGATGAGATGTTAATTTTAACTCTGCTACAAGAGCACCAGGTCTTCCATCGCTGGCAAATGATAACGACTTGCAAGGCAGTTCTATCTCACCAAGCTGACAACTACTGTTGTCCACACCGTTGACTGTGTCCACATAAACCACAGCTTGATGCTCCGAGCAAAGCACCAAACAAATTACCACACTCAAGTACAAGGTGACTAAAACTTTATATTTGAAGAacatctataataataatcgaCAAAATAGATTCTATAATGAGCTGATTTGGTCTATTGGAATAAAGAAAAACCACTACTCTACATTTGTGTGTctcagtataatattattaataaCTCTACTAAAATGAGTCAATATTGCATGTTCAGTTGATCATAACCATCAGGCAGCTGTTCCGTATGAGATGCGTCGTTGATTCTCTCCTTGCAATAAGCCTGCTTGAACTTGATAATTTATAGGATTTTCCATTCTATCAGGAAAATTATAAGAGGTGTCATTTTCTTCAATATTGATATTATGATGCTGTTTCCAATGACTACCCAGCTCTTTCACCATCCTAGCACACAATTTG encodes the following:
- the LOC135336466 gene encoding uncharacterized protein LOC135336466, with amino-acid sequence MFFKYKVLVTLYLSVVICLVLCSEHQAVVYVDTVNGVDNSSCQLGEIELPCKSLSFASDGRPGALVAELKLTSHQLLGSNEECYPWMFFNDTIGECACGDIPYRSVLCDPTIPQTSILDCYCMTYDSITRKTELGVCFFGCDRIADTLYYGLPANVSDLNSKMCEKYNRGSTLCGQCLPGYSPLVYSYEMDCMNCTGENMTYNWIKYIAVAYIPLTFFFFCVVGFKFSGTSPWMKAFIFLCQSVASPIVARSFLRVARNRMNIFIRLLECVYGIWNLDFFRTIIPPICVSVTPLQALALDYAIAFYPLLLVSVTYILVNMHGRDVRVIVWLWKPFHKLLGSFRNKNFDFEGSLVKAFATFFLLSYLKLIDVSFDFLLYTEMYTFEHSNSSQYSVRYVLYLDASVDYFSKEHLPYAITALFVLIFVIIFLLVFLVIYPMRWFQRVLNKFSIQRQHVDMFVYCYQGYYKDGTNGTRDCRCFSITFFLSQIIMFVLFTLSRNIYSFPICAVFMILIVIVQLLVQPYKEQFRIYNLIDIVIMLNIVLIMVMASASAEASLKAVRFANFSFVLTGMFAVLPFVYLVAVTMWRIWSTNCFKLCVKRVKELGSHWKQHHNIDIEENDTSYNFPDRMENPINYQVQAGLLQEENQRRISYGTAA